A DNA window from Pseudomonadota bacterium contains the following coding sequences:
- a CDS encoding peptidoglycan DD-metalloendopeptidase family protein translates to MQFPKILSFCLGTAFLTIAPAVYLPASAGFFDWAPLEQVLSLSRDTQPANQSPSAGSGGSLTVVQELTLGQGDTLLKVLLAAGVNREAATRAIEAAQDFVDLRRLNVGTVVTLTLNEAGESPELVAVHLEVQPELSLTLVRAGDGGFRAAQVNGKPSLMVERVTGEIATSFRGSLISAGVPARIAGEVIQGFDHDPTLPKRVARGTSFEVIYERLAVASRRQADRIQLRYATLTTQGKQHQVYRYAPRDGEPKFLDGEGRVLNETHFITPISGGKVSSGYGMRMHPVLGDRRMHRGVDYRAPRGTPVLAAAEGVIEDMGWRGNYGLYIRIGHGERYATTYAHLDSFAPGITEGSRIRQGQAIAKVGHSGLATGDHLYFELLVDNQRVNPTTARINARERLQGADLARFRAFVRQIHVQLGEAN, encoded by the coding sequence ATGCAATTTCCTAAAATACTATCCTTTTGTCTCGGTACCGCCTTTCTGACCATTGCCCCTGCCGTCTACCTTCCCGCTTCCGCCGGGTTTTTCGACTGGGCTCCGCTCGAGCAAGTGCTGTCGCTGTCGCGCGATACCCAGCCTGCCAATCAATCGCCTTCAGCCGGCTCGGGCGGCAGCCTCACCGTGGTGCAGGAGCTGACCCTCGGGCAAGGCGACACCTTGCTCAAGGTGTTGCTGGCCGCCGGGGTCAACCGCGAAGCCGCCACCAGGGCGATCGAGGCCGCTCAGGATTTCGTCGATCTGCGCCGGCTCAATGTCGGCACTGTCGTGACCCTTACCCTGAATGAGGCCGGGGAGTCGCCGGAGCTGGTGGCCGTCCATCTCGAGGTCCAGCCCGAGCTGTCCTTGACCCTGGTGCGCGCCGGGGATGGTGGGTTCCGCGCGGCTCAGGTCAACGGCAAGCCAAGCCTGATGGTTGAACGCGTCACCGGCGAGATCGCCACCAGCTTCCGAGGCTCGCTCATCTCGGCCGGTGTGCCGGCGCGGATCGCAGGCGAGGTGATCCAAGGCTTCGATCACGACCCCACGCTTCCCAAGCGGGTCGCCCGCGGCACGAGCTTCGAGGTGATCTACGAGCGTCTGGCTGTCGCCAGCCGGCGTCAAGCCGATCGCATCCAGCTTCGCTACGCGACGCTCACCACGCAAGGCAAGCAGCACCAAGTCTACCGCTACGCGCCCCGGGACGGCGAGCCGAAGTTCCTCGATGGCGAGGGCCGGGTCCTGAACGAGACGCACTTCATCACACCCATCTCCGGCGGCAAGGTCAGCTCCGGCTACGGCATGCGGATGCATCCGGTCTTGGGCGATCGGCGCATGCATCGCGGCGTCGACTACCGCGCGCCGCGCGGCACGCCGGTCTTGGCCGCCGCCGAGGGTGTAATTGAGGATATGGGCTGGCGCGGCAATTACGGGCTCTACATCCGCATCGGTCATGGCGAGCGCTATGCCACGACCTACGCGCATCTGGATTCCTTCGCTCCCGGCATCACCGAGGGCTCTCGCATCCGCCAAGGCCAGGCCATCGCCAAGGTGGGCCACTCCGGCTTGGCGACCGGCGATCACCTGTATTTCGAGCTGCTCGTCGACAATCAGCGGGTCAACCCGACGACGGCGCGCATCAATGCCCGCGAGCGGCTGCAAGGCGCCGACCTCGCCCGCTTCCGCGCCTTCGTGCGCCAGATCCACGTTCAGCTCGGCGAGGCAAACTAG